The bacterium genome has a segment encoding these proteins:
- a CDS encoding endonuclease/exonuclease/phosphatase family protein, with protein sequence MNTCVLCLVAVLMSATASRAQWLRTIHDGFTDEWTGWPVLAVDPAGDHAVDLQLLQAARDETSLTFRLRLGTEFLLQESNTLRMLLDTDCNPATGTSVEGLGAELVWTFGSRSGTYRQGATTITVRHQHLGLRTLPTHSSTDYEITLDLAALPDGTHPLFPLDSLRAVFQVPSGDRLPAAGHATVQIGSGSLPALPNTPLPRTGDGTLRVAAWNVLFGSLFDTGLTASYDRLLTALAPDIIAFEEVWDQSAAQTVTRLNQLVPELGPWTAVKRDVGNIIAARFPIRTSWLVQSGYRESAALIDASAVLGDSLLFVACHLRASGANAERQQEADGLIKFLHDARNPGGAITLRAGTPIVLAGDFNLVGDRQQLTTLLTGDIVDNATYGPDSPPDWDGSDLADLVPRFANRPEVATWWNNSSTYLPGRLDFILTTDSVLEAVRSGVVATPFLGDSLLAAWNLEAGDSWSASDHFIVWADLRLPQSSVEAPQLHIQRQADASLLLSWEAVSGAAAYRVEQAWTLGAPWMEVGVVTGTALVLPPPGQTDQRLFRAIALR encoded by the coding sequence ATGAACACATGCGTCCTCTGCCTGGTGGCCGTCTTGATGTCAGCCACCGCTTCCCGCGCCCAATGGTTGCGCACCATCCATGACGGCTTCACCGATGAGTGGACCGGCTGGCCGGTCCTGGCCGTGGACCCGGCCGGCGACCATGCCGTCGATCTGCAACTCCTGCAGGCCGCGCGGGACGAGACCAGCCTGACCTTCCGCTTGCGTCTGGGAACCGAATTCCTGCTGCAGGAGAGCAATACCCTGCGCATGTTGCTGGACACGGACTGCAACCCCGCCACGGGCACCTCCGTCGAGGGCCTGGGCGCTGAACTGGTCTGGACCTTCGGATCCCGCAGCGGCACCTATCGCCAGGGCGCCACCACCATCACCGTGCGCCACCAGCATCTGGGCCTGCGCACCCTGCCGACCCATTCCAGCACCGACTACGAGATCACCCTGGACCTGGCCGCCCTGCCCGATGGCACGCACCCGCTCTTCCCCCTGGATTCCCTGCGCGCCGTCTTCCAAGTGCCGAGCGGCGACCGGCTGCCCGCCGCGGGCCACGCCACGGTGCAGATCGGGTCCGGCAGCCTGCCCGCCCTCCCCAACACGCCCCTGCCGCGAACCGGCGATGGCACCCTGCGGGTGGCGGCCTGGAACGTCCTCTTCGGCAGTCTCTTCGACACCGGCCTGACCGCCTCCTACGATCGCCTGCTCACCGCCCTGGCGCCGGACATCATCGCCTTCGAGGAGGTCTGGGACCAATCGGCGGCGCAGACCGTGACGCGACTGAACCAGCTGGTTCCCGAACTGGGCCCCTGGACCGCCGTCAAGCGGGATGTGGGCAACATCATCGCGGCGCGCTTCCCCATTCGCACTTCCTGGCTGGTCCAGAGCGGCTATCGCGAGTCGGCCGCCCTCATCGACGCCAGCGCCGTGCTGGGTGACAGCCTGCTCTTCGTCGCCTGCCACCTGCGCGCCTCCGGCGCCAACGCCGAGCGGCAGCAGGAGGCCGACGGCTTGATCAAGTTTCTCCATGACGCGCGCAACCCCGGTGGGGCCATCACCCTGCGCGCGGGCACGCCCATCGTCCTGGCCGGCGACTTCAATCTGGTGGGGGATCGCCAACAGCTGACCACCCTGCTGACCGGGGACATCGTGGACAACGCCACCTACGGCCCGGATAGCCCACCGGACTGGGACGGCAGCGATCTGGCCGATCTCGTGCCCCGCTTCGCCAACCGGCCCGAGGTGGCCACTTGGTGGAACAACAGCTCCACTTATCTGCCGGGGCGGCTTGATTTCATCCTGACCACGGACAGCGTCCTGGAGGCGGTGCGCTCCGGCGTGGTGGCCACGCCCTTCCTCGGGGACAGCCTGCTCGCCGCCTGGAACCTGGAGGCGGGCGACAGCTGGAGCGCCAGCGACCACTTCATTGTCTGGGCCGATCTGCGCCTGCCCCAGTCCTCGGTGGAGGCGCCGCAGCTGCACATCCAGCGACAGGCCGACGCCAGCCTGCTGCTCAGTTGGGAGGCCGTGTCCGGGGCCGCCGCCTACCGGGTCGAACAGGCCTGGACCCTGGGCGCGCCGTGGATGGAAGTGGGTGTGGTGACGGGCACGGCGCTGGTCCTGCCGCCGCCCGGCCAGACGGACCAGCGCCTCTTCCGCGCCATCGCCCTGCGCTGA
- a CDS encoding asparaginase domain-containing protein, translated as MERGILVTHGTDTLAWTLPFLRYALKELDCNVCLTGSQVPMERAFAHSDGFQNIHGAVRFLSILEPPKLFAVFNNGVSAFSDSLAKVERWRGSAFIGDPIATMEWDEVQHRAGDARLREPVVLDELHLITTGGTIDSSPAGEDGQPLKPGQSVVEDFLRMAMPEAFREIYVHRVCRVDSAEMTRALMEAIARQVWRCAVGRPGEGPAAGEEGLDLRFSDGVRLIYCDPFLRSADYCAAVERSQAVVLAGYGGGNACADPDLPENALDALQLAREQGKPFILSSQVPIGPADFVYETAARFIREGAISGVDQSLPECQVRIMYLLGHQQELVEMAGSLGCRTDTLFELLFLSGMKFRNQASRLHYQQLTHNRVPLLKPDLLVGHPFAAIEEQVRRLLGDEARRLGRDLKRFSA; from the coding sequence ATGGAGCGCGGCATTCTCGTCACCCACGGCACGGACACCCTGGCCTGGACCCTGCCCTTCCTGCGCTACGCCCTCAAGGAGCTGGATTGCAATGTCTGCCTCACGGGCAGCCAAGTGCCCATGGAACGCGCCTTCGCCCACAGCGACGGCTTCCAGAACATCCACGGCGCCGTGCGCTTCCTTTCCATCCTGGAGCCGCCCAAGCTCTTCGCCGTCTTCAACAATGGCGTCAGCGCCTTTTCCGACAGTCTGGCCAAGGTGGAGCGCTGGCGCGGCAGCGCCTTCATCGGCGATCCCATCGCGACGATGGAATGGGACGAGGTGCAGCACCGGGCGGGGGACGCCCGCCTGCGCGAACCGGTGGTGCTGGACGAGTTGCACCTCATCACAACGGGGGGCACCATCGACAGCTCCCCCGCCGGCGAGGACGGCCAGCCCCTCAAACCCGGACAAAGCGTGGTGGAGGATTTCCTGCGCATGGCCATGCCCGAGGCCTTCCGCGAGATCTACGTCCACCGCGTCTGCCGGGTCGATTCGGCGGAGATGACGCGCGCGCTGATGGAGGCCATCGCCCGCCAGGTCTGGCGCTGCGCCGTGGGGCGGCCGGGGGAGGGACCCGCGGCCGGCGAGGAAGGCCTGGACCTGCGCTTCTCCGACGGCGTGCGCCTCATCTACTGCGATCCCTTCCTCAGATCCGCCGATTACTGCGCGGCGGTGGAGCGCAGCCAGGCGGTGGTGCTGGCGGGTTATGGCGGCGGCAACGCCTGCGCCGACCCCGATCTGCCCGAGAACGCCCTGGACGCCCTCCAGCTGGCCCGCGAGCAGGGCAAGCCCTTCATCCTGAGCAGCCAGGTGCCCATCGGGCCGGCGGATTTCGTCTATGAGACGGCCGCGCGCTTCATCCGCGAAGGGGCGATCAGCGGCGTGGACCAGAGCCTGCCGGAGTGCCAGGTGCGCATCATGTACCTGCTCGGCCACCAGCAGGAGCTGGTGGAGATGGCGGGCAGCCTGGGCTGCCGAACGGACACGCTCTTCGAGCTGCTCTTCCTTTCCGGCATGAAGTTCCGCAACCAGGCCTCGCGCCTTCATTACCAACAGCTGACGCACAACCGCGTGCCCCTGCTCAAGCCGGATCTGCTGGTGGGCCACCCCTTTGCGGCCATCGAGGAACAGGTCCGCCGCCTGCTGGGCGACGAGGCGCGGCGCCTGGGTCGGGATCTGAAGCGCTTCTCCGCCTGA
- a CDS encoding transglycosylase SLT domain-containing protein — protein sequence MGTRHTGRLWPTHRALVAFVAVLVLVAVAGAWTNRFDPHFQKYSKRYFGVDFDWRWWKAQAIAESALDSTAQSWCGARGVMQVMPGTWKDMAPKLGLTNPWEVRQSIQAGIYYDARMWAIWKAPRPLVERVAFTLASYNAGAGNILKAQRQVLASTYSNEWASVAARLHLVTGKNADETRGYVTRIRRILQTLARHPP from the coding sequence ATGGGAACGAGGCACACGGGCCGACTGTGGCCCACACACCGGGCCTTGGTCGCCTTCGTCGCCGTGCTCGTTCTGGTCGCCGTGGCTGGGGCGTGGACCAACCGCTTCGACCCCCACTTCCAGAAGTACTCCAAGCGCTACTTCGGGGTGGACTTCGACTGGCGCTGGTGGAAGGCCCAGGCCATCGCGGAGAGCGCCCTAGACTCGACGGCCCAGAGCTGGTGCGGGGCCAGAGGCGTCATGCAGGTCATGCCAGGGACGTGGAAGGACATGGCGCCCAAACTCGGCCTGACCAACCCCTGGGAGGTACGGCAGTCCATCCAGGCCGGCATCTACTATGACGCCCGCATGTGGGCGATCTGGAAAGCACCCCGGCCGCTGGTGGAGCGGGTGGCCTTCACGCTGGCCAGCTACAACGCTGGCGCCGGCAACATCCTGAAAGCCCAGCGCCAGGTTCTGGCCAGCACGTACTCTAATGAGTGGGCCTCGGTGGCAGCGCGGCTGCACCTTGTAACGGGCAAGAATGCCGACGAGACCCGCGGCTACGTGACGCGCATCCGTCGGATCCTTCAGACCCTGGCCAGGCATCCGCCGTAA
- a CDS encoding DUF350 domain-containing protein: MFDQLIRAAAVNLAYTALTVLLAVSLWKATDRWLFPGIDFIPEIKKGNVAAAILAGVLLLFCAHLVSAGLN; this comes from the coding sequence ATGTTCGACCAGCTCATCCGCGCGGCCGCGGTCAACCTGGCCTACACGGCCTTGACTGTGCTCTTGGCCGTCAGCCTCTGGAAGGCCACTGACCGCTGGCTCTTCCCGGGCATCGACTTCATCCCCGAGATCAAGAAGGGCAACGTGGCCGCGGCCATCCTGGCGGGCGTGCTGCTGCTCTTCTGCGCCCATCTGGTATCAGCGGGCCTGAACTGA